A window of Rhinatrema bivittatum chromosome 2, aRhiBiv1.1, whole genome shotgun sequence contains these coding sequences:
- the LOC115085873 gene encoding gastrula zinc finger protein XlCGF58.1-like codes for MEQQKTQQTGEGYECNECGSCYVDQGSLNSYQRLHGGERPYTCTDCGKIFYQEQQLAVHQKFHTSQDKSFPCPECGISFLQEKYLEIHQRTHMGERPFQCTECRKIFRLKESLTKHLSVHSAERALHRTKCEESFRQKQHLTQLLRVHPEEKPFSCSECGKSFISKVILKAHQKNHKREKLFPSSECNKNFICPSQLKNYQKSHMGRKLFKHAECDKNIIGKCEQKKQKKIHMGGKPFVCTECDKSFRWRSALSNHQRLHTGNKIYKCTECDKSFRQKSNLKIHQIIHTGEKPFTCTTCDKRFRTKSTLKMHQITHLEENPFTCNECDKSFGTKSHLKRHQIIHTVEREKPYTCSECDKSFHWSSDLRTHQTVHTGEKAYTCTECDKSFRWRSDLRKHRRLHTGDKTYTCTECDKSFVQKSNLKMHQIIHTGEKPFTCTKCDKSFRTKYHLKKHQIIHTGKKPIICTECDKSFRWRSDLRTHQTVHTGEKTYTCTECDKRFGRKANLKKHQLIHTGEKPFTCTKCDKSFRKKYHLKRHQVIHTGEKPYTCTECDKNFRRSSDLRTHQIIHTGEKPYTCTECVKNFRRSSDLKRHQIIHMGEKPYTCTECDKSFRWRGELKTHQRFHKGEKSYQCTECDKSFGQKSLLERHQISHKGEKPFSCTECGKNFLGRSALKRHHMIHTGEK; via the coding sequence ATGGAGCAACAGAAAACTCAGCAAACAGGAGAAGGGTATGAGTGTAATGAATGTGGGAGCTGCTACGTGGATCAGGGATCTCTAAATTCATACCAGAGACTGCATGGAGGAGAGAGACCATATACTTGTACAGACTGTGGGAAGATCTTCTATCAGGAACAGCAGCTCGCAGTGCACCAGAAATTCCACACCAGCCAAGATAAATCATTCCCCTGTCCTGAATGTGGAATAAGCTTCCTTCAGGAAAAATATCTGGAAATACACCAGAGAACTCACATGGGAGAAAGACCATTTCAGTGTACTGAATGTAGGAAAATCTTCAGACTGAAGGAATCTCTTACAAAACACCTGAGTGTTCACAGTGCAGAGAGAGCCTTGCATCGGACTAAATGTGAGGAAAGCTTCAGGCAGAAGCAACATCTCACACAACTCCTGAGAGTGCATCCTGAAGAAAAACCCTTTTCATGCAGCGAATGTGGAAAAAGTTTTATAAGTAAAGTAATATTAAAAGCTCACCAGAAGAATCATAAAAGAGAGAAACTATTTCCTTCTAGTGAATGCAATAAAAACTTCATTTGTCCATCACAACTGAAAAACTACCAAAAGAGTCACATGGGAAGAAAATTATTTAAACATGCTGAGTGTGATAAGAACATCATTGGTAAATGTgaacagaaaaagcagaaaaagattCACATGGGAGGCAAACCATTTgtatgtactgagtgtgataaaagttttCGTTGGAGATCAGCACTGAGCAACCATCAAAGACTCCACACGGGAAACAAAATATAcaaatgtactgagtgtgataaaagtttcagGCAGAAATCAAACCTGAAAATTCACCAAATaatccacactggagaaaaaCCCTTTACGTGTACAACATGTGATAAAAGATTCAGAACAAAATCTACCCTGAAAATGCATCAAATAACGCACTTGGAAGAGAATCCATTTACATGCaatgagtgtgataaaagctttggGACAAAATCTCATCTGAAAAGGCATCAAATAATCCACACAGTAGAGCGAGAAAAACCATACACATGtagtgagtgtgataaaagcttccatTGGAGTTCAGATCTGAGAACACACCAAACagtccacacaggagagaaagcATACAcgtgtactgagtgtgataaaagctttcgTTGGAGATCAGATCTGAGAAAACATCGAAGACTCCACACAGGAGACaaaacatacacatgtactgagtgtgataaaagcttcgtACAAAAATCTAACCTGAAAATGCACCAAATAATCCACACGGGAGAGAAACCCTTTACTTGTACcaagtgtgataaaagcttcaggaCAAAATATCATCTGAAAAAGCACCAAATAATCCACACAGGAAAGAAACCAATcatatgtactgagtgtgataaaagcttccgtTGGCGATCAGATCTGAGAACACATCAAACagtccacacaggagagaaaacatacacatgtactgagtgtgataaacgTTTTGGACGGAAAGCTAACCTGAAAAAGCACCAATTAATTCACACGGGAGAGAAACCCTTTACTTGTACcaagtgtgataaaagcttcaggaAGAAATATCATCTGAAAAGGCACCAAgtaatccacacaggggagaaaccatatacatgtactgagtgtgataaaaactTCCGTAGGAGTTCAGATCTGAGAACACATCAGATAATCCACACGGGAGAGAAACCATATACATGTACAGAATGTGTTAAAAATTTCCGTCGGAGTTCAGATCTGAAAAGGCACCAAATAATCCACATGGGAGAGAAACCatatacatgtactgagtgtgataaaagcttccgtTGGAGAGGAGAACTGAAAACTCATCAAAGGTTTCACAAGGGAGAGAAATCATACcaatgtactgagtgtgataaaagctttggGCAGAAATCTTTACTTGAAAGGCACCAAATCAGCCACAAgggagagaaaccattttcatgtactgagtgtggtaaaaacTTCCTTGGGAGATCAGCATTGAAAAGGCATCACATGATCCACACGGGGGAGAAATAA